Below is a window of Chryseobacterium indicum DNA.
GGTTTGTCTTCCTGAACCACTTGTTACGGTACGCTCATTTGATATTATTACGAAATATTGGTGGAAAAAATTCATTAACAATTACGGATCCAGAATTTCTCCTTTTTTAGATGAAAACAAAACCTACGGAAATTCATTCATCACCAGATTTTATCTTGGCTATGAAGATAAATCTGAAAAAAGAAATTTAGATATCATCAAATCCTTAAAAAAAATATGGGATAGAAAAGATATACTGATCATTGAAGGAAGGTATTCCCGATTGGGAGTAGGGAATGATCTGTTTGACAATGCAGCTTCTCTTAAAAGGATTATCTGCCCCGAAAAAAATGCCTTCAGATGTTATGATAAAATTTTTGAAGCAGCAGCGGAATTTGGAAAAGACAGACTTATCTTGGCAGCTTTAGGTCCTACAGCAACCATTTTGGCTTATGATCTCGCTAAAGATAA
It encodes the following:
- a CDS encoding GT-D fold domain-containing glycosyltransferase; this encodes MSLKKRITSRFYYYQWLFNTRKLRADFPAYRILNIKETIEEIVKNRRSVSRFGDGEFRLMLPQYELEFQENSERIREKMSEVISSDLKNHLVCLPEPLVTVRSFDIITKYWWKKFINNYGSRISPFLDENKTYGNSFITRFYLGYEDKSEKRNLDIIKSLKKIWDRKDILIIEGRYSRLGVGNDLFDNAASLKRIICPEKNAFRCYDKIFEAAAEFGKDRLILAALGPTATILAYDLAKD